The following nucleotide sequence is from Chloracidobacterium validum.
CCCTCGGACGTCGCCGCGATGGTCAAGACCCCGCCATGGGGCATGGCATCGCGGGCGTTCAGAATCAGGTTCATGACGACTTGCTGAAGTTTACCGGCGTGGCCCCAGACCGGGGCGAGATTGTCACCATACCGTCGGACGACCTCAATGGACGTGCCCCGGAGGTGGGTTTCCAGGAGCTGGAGCGTGTCGTCGAGCAGCGCTCTCATCGAAACTGGCGCAAAGGTCGAGTTGCCGGTGCGGGAGAAGTTGAGCAAGTTGTTGACGATGTCGGAGGCCCGCAGCGTCTGGCGGCGAATTTTTTCCAAAATGGTTCGGCGTGGGTCCTGCTCGCCACACTCCGCCAGTAGCATCTGGGTATAGCTGGAAATGCCGGCCAGGGGCGTGTTGACTTCGTGGGCAACGCCGGCCGCGAGTAAGCCAATCGAGGAAAGCTTGTCGGCTTCGCGGATTTGCTCTTCGAGGCGCACCCGATCGGTAATGTCCTCGAAGCAAATCAGCGCACCGTCAGCCAGGGTGTCGCGGCTTTGCAGCGGCAGGAGCGTAATGTTGAGCACCAGCGGCTGGCGGTCAGGTCCGTGGGTCCGGCAGCGATACATGGTTCGCGCTTCCGTGATCTGCCAATCCGCCCCACCGACCATGCCACGCATGGCACGCACCAAGTCAGGGTCGAACATGCTTTCAAGCGACTGCCCTTCGGCCACGGCGAGCGGTTGCCCAAATAGCTTTTCAAAAGCGCTATTCCAGGTGGTCAGGCGGCCACGGCGATCAATGACCACAATCCCGACGTTGATGGACTCGATGATGTTTTCGTTGAACTCCTTGAGTCGGGCCAGTTCCTCGACGCGCGCGCGCTCGCGTTCATAGAGCAGGCTGTTTTCAATGGCGACCGCGATATAGGGCGATAACCCACGCAATAGCTCGGTGTCTTCGGAGGTGAGCAAGGTGCGCTGCGTGGTCTTCCCAAGGGCGATGATCGCCACGAAGCGCCCACGCGCAATGCATGGAAAGTAGTAAGCCAGCCCGCCAGAGGCCAAACCAGCTTCATCCACGATGTAGCCACGCGGGCCAGCTTCAAGGAGCCGCTCCTGGATGCGCGGCGGCGCTTCCGGGGATGAAAGCCCGCCGCTGGCAAAGACGAGGCGGGGTGATGGGGCCGCCTCCCCAGCCGGGGTGGTCGCCGGAAGGAAAACTGCCAGATCGGTTACGGCGATGGTCTCGGACAGTTTTTCAGCAATGGCTGATAGCAGTTCCGGCAGAACCGTCGTGGTGGCCATGGCGCGTCCGAAATCCGCAATCCCCAGGCGCGTGTCATAGCGCGCGCCGTAGAAAATGCGATCAATGCGCTCCTGAAGCCAGTTTTTGAATGGCGCATACAGGATAGCTCCGCAAGAGAGCACGATAACCTGGAGAAACGTCGTCGTTACGTCGGGAACGGTTGGGTAGGTTTCCCGGATCCAATCCGCCATCTTGACCACGCCCAGCATGAAAATCATCACAATGCCAAACGTCGCAAGCGCATAGGTCAGGCTTCGCCGTACGATGACATCCACATCCATGAGGCGGTAGCGGATGATGGCGTAGCCGAA
It contains:
- a CDS encoding ATP-binding protein, with the translated sequence MRSRSYPTWLVVAVSLGIILLGVVNLAERAGQPPLADDGVRWRPAAHGLTAGRIRAGSSAERAGIIQGDVLRAILVERSSDQPPEPLAVTKEWHVQYYLDEYVHVGGNATYLVERYNPLGVSLGLWQAELRGIEPQPSRFWLEVYLAFVGSLYLLIGIVVFAKHEQPRQSLHFFAICALSFIYLVWNASGSFTTFDTFIFWADRSALTVLCPLFLHFCAVFPLRSAWLERHRQLMWVVYTPAAVLVLLETLHVLLGRYSAWLLDLRPQLDSLALFHFVTAFAAALGVVTVTFFQTETALLKQQMKWIVLGLTLGILPWMAFYGAPVLAGVEPTPAMEALALGPTVFIPLAFGYAIIRYRLMDVDVIVRRSLTYALATFGIVMIFMLGVVKMADWIRETYPTVPDVTTTFLQVIVLSCGAILYAPFKNWLQERIDRIFYGARYDTRLGIADFGRAMATTTVLPELLSAIAEKLSETIAVTDLAVFLPATTPAGEAAPSPRLVFASGGLSSPEAPPRIQERLLEAGPRGYIVDEAGLASGGLAYYFPCIARGRFVAIIALGKTTQRTLLTSEDTELLRGLSPYIAVAIENSLLYERERARVEELARLKEFNENIIESINVGIVVIDRRGRLTTWNSAFEKLFGQPLAVAEGQSLESMFDPDLVRAMRGMVGGADWQITEARTMYRCRTHGPDRQPLVLNITLLPLQSRDTLADGALICFEDITDRVRLEEQIREADKLSSIGLLAAGVAHEVNTPLAGISSYTQMLLAECGEQDPRRTILEKIRRQTLRASDIVNNLLNFSRTGNSTFAPVSMRALLDDTLQLLETHLRGTSIEVVRRYGDNLAPVWGHAGKLQQVVMNLILNARDAMPHGGVLTIAATSEGNAVTIEISDTGVGMPDDVIHRIYDPFFTTKEVGRGTGLGLAVSYGIVQEHGGHVFVESAPGKGSTFRVKLPGAVPSPSSARGQAAEAVAGQNQPTPDGVMPVEVSRLHA